From a region of the Ardenticatena maritima genome:
- a CDS encoding ABC transporter permease, with protein sequence MNHVLRRELGASYAFVERNFNLVKRYWGWEVVWLAYSIANSLAVTFIGAGASEISGQPIDTQRMVMYLLIGTLVWHFLSVVFSIVSDMIAWERWEGTIEYTLMAPISRFTHLVGTTLFSLVYGLFHTAIILFTVVVFFDLDLSRANMSAATVILVLGSVSFIGVGIMAAILPLLFPERGAQMTNVVQAMLLLVSGIYYPVSVLPEWIQPFSYLSPATYVLEGMRQAILEGAPLSALWSSIWPLMVAGVVSVPLGVRLFIVAERYAKREGRLSREG encoded by the coding sequence ATGAATCACGTATTGCGGCGCGAATTAGGCGCCTCATATGCCTTTGTTGAACGCAATTTCAACCTGGTGAAGCGCTATTGGGGCTGGGAAGTCGTCTGGTTGGCGTACAGTATCGCTAACTCGCTGGCGGTGACCTTCATTGGGGCGGGGGCGTCTGAGATTTCGGGGCAGCCCATTGACACCCAGCGCATGGTCATGTACTTGCTGATTGGGACGCTCGTCTGGCATTTCCTGAGCGTTGTGTTCAGCATTGTCTCGGACATGATTGCCTGGGAGCGGTGGGAAGGCACCATCGAATACACGCTGATGGCGCCCATTTCACGCTTCACCCACCTGGTGGGAACCACGCTCTTCTCGCTGGTGTATGGGCTTTTTCACACCGCCATCATCCTCTTCACGGTGGTAGTCTTCTTTGACCTGGATTTGAGCCGTGCGAACATGAGCGCGGCGACCGTGATTCTGGTGTTGGGGAGCGTCTCGTTCATTGGCGTGGGCATTATGGCGGCCATTCTGCCTCTGCTCTTCCCTGAACGGGGAGCGCAGATGACCAACGTGGTGCAGGCGATGCTCTTGCTCGTGTCGGGGATTTACTATCCGGTGAGCGTGTTGCCGGAGTGGATTCAACCGTTTTCGTATCTTTCGCCGGCTACGTATGTGCTGGAGGGCATGCGTCAAGCCATTCTGGAAGGTGCGCCGCTGAGCGCGCTCTGGTCGTCCATCTGGCCTTTGATGGTTGCCGGCGTGGTTTCAGTGCCTTTGGGGGTGCGTCTCTTCATCGTGGCTGAGCGCTACGCCAAACGCGAAGGCCGCCTTTCGCGCGAAGGGTAG
- the lysS gene encoding lysine--tRNA ligase, protein MVDLNQLNEYQRNRLEKAERLREQGIDPYPLRTRRTHTSREAIQALENAPSEDEAPRVIVAGRIVALRVMGKVTFAHIEDRDGRVQLFFQLNTLGEDAYTRVKKLLDLGDIIEAEGVMFRTRTGEPTVRVEAWRMLAKALNPPPEKWHGLSDVEQRYRYRYVDLMSNPDVRRIFETRSRMIRAVRRFMDEQGFLEVETPILQPVYGGAEAEPFITHHNWAKRDLYLRIAPELYLKRLLVGGFERVYEIGKNFRNEGVSTKHNPEHTAMEAYQAYADYNDMMNLAEQLWYRVALDVHGTAQLPYGEHVLDFTPPWPRITLRDAILERTGVDINAARTLDALRDAIRQRGLRVDEKPTWGKLVDELFSEFVEPHLIQPTFIVDYPREISPLAKQKPDDPDTVERFELFIAGMEVANAFSELNDPVEQERRFEAQQANRAAGDTEAHPMDEDFVNALMYGMPPAGGIGFGIDRFAMIFTNQKSIREVILFPTLRERHEESTHEEEA, encoded by the coding sequence ATGGTGGATCTCAACCAGCTCAACGAATATCAGCGCAACCGCCTGGAAAAAGCCGAACGCTTGCGCGAACAGGGCATTGACCCGTACCCACTGCGCACGCGGCGCACCCACACCAGCCGCGAAGCGATCCAGGCGCTGGAAAACGCCCCATCCGAAGACGAAGCGCCGCGCGTCATCGTCGCGGGGCGCATCGTTGCCTTGCGCGTCATGGGCAAAGTCACCTTCGCCCACATCGAAGACCGTGACGGGCGCGTGCAACTCTTCTTCCAGCTGAACACATTGGGCGAGGACGCCTACACGCGCGTGAAGAAGCTGCTCGATTTGGGCGACATCATCGAAGCCGAAGGCGTCATGTTCCGCACACGCACCGGCGAACCAACCGTGCGCGTTGAGGCGTGGCGCATGCTCGCCAAAGCGCTCAACCCGCCGCCCGAAAAGTGGCACGGGCTGAGCGACGTCGAACAACGTTATCGCTACCGCTACGTGGACTTGATGAGCAATCCCGACGTGCGGCGCATCTTTGAAACCCGCAGCCGCATGATTCGCGCGGTGCGCCGCTTCATGGATGAACAAGGCTTCCTCGAAGTGGAAACGCCCATCTTGCAACCGGTGTATGGCGGGGCGGAAGCTGAACCCTTCATCACCCACCACAACTGGGCCAAGCGCGACCTCTATTTGCGCATCGCTCCTGAATTGTACCTGAAGCGCTTGCTGGTGGGCGGTTTTGAGCGGGTGTACGAAATTGGCAAGAACTTCCGCAATGAGGGCGTCAGCACCAAGCACAACCCCGAACACACCGCCATGGAAGCCTACCAGGCGTATGCCGACTACAACGACATGATGAACCTCGCCGAACAGCTCTGGTATCGCGTCGCGCTTGATGTGCACGGCACCGCGCAACTCCCTTACGGTGAGCATGTGCTTGATTTCACCCCGCCCTGGCCGCGCATCACCCTGCGCGACGCCATTCTGGAACGCACCGGGGTGGACATCAACGCCGCGCGCACGCTCGACGCCCTGCGCGACGCCATCCGCCAGCGGGGCTTGCGTGTGGATGAAAAGCCCACCTGGGGCAAACTGGTGGATGAATTGTTCAGCGAGTTCGTGGAACCGCACTTGATTCAACCCACCTTCATTGTGGATTACCCGCGCGAGATTTCACCGCTCGCCAAGCAAAAACCCGACGACCCCGACACCGTGGAACGCTTTGAGCTCTTCATCGCGGGGATGGAAGTGGCCAATGCGTTCAGCGAATTGAACGACCCCGTGGAGCAGGAGCGCCGCTTTGAAGCGCAGCAAGCCAACCGCGCCGCCGGCGATACCGAAGCGCACCCCATGGATGAGGATTTTGTGAACGCGCTCATGTACGGCATGCCGCCCGCCGGGGGGATCGGTTTCGGTATTGACCGTTTCGCCATGATTTTCACCAACCAGAAGAGTATCCGCGAGGTGATTCTCTTCCCCACGTTGCGCGAGCGCCACGAAGAGTCGACGCACGAAGAAGAGGCGTAA
- a CDS encoding disulfide oxidoreductase, giving the protein MNSARVRAFLPLFAWIVALTAMSGSLYYSEVRGFIPCTLCWYQRILMYPLVAIILVGILRRDEGLPLYVLPLSVLGMFVSTYHYLLQIGVLTETGTCKAGVPCTVKYVNYFGFVTIPFMALTAFYLISMAMAAYWFMRQQDV; this is encoded by the coding sequence ATGAACAGTGCACGTGTGCGCGCGTTTCTTCCCCTGTTTGCCTGGATTGTGGCGTTGACGGCGATGAGTGGCAGTTTGTATTACAGCGAGGTGCGCGGGTTTATTCCTTGCACGCTCTGCTGGTATCAGCGCATTCTCATGTACCCACTGGTGGCGATTATCCTGGTGGGGATTCTGCGCCGCGATGAGGGACTTCCACTCTACGTGTTGCCGCTTTCGGTGCTGGGGATGTTTGTTTCGACGTACCACTATTTGCTGCAAATTGGGGTGTTGACGGAAACGGGGACGTGCAAGGCGGGGGTGCCCTGCACGGTAAAGTATGTGAACTACTTTGGGTTTGTGACGATTCCGTTCATGGCGCTGACCGCATTTTACTTGATTTCGATGGCGATGGCGGCGTATTGGTTCATGCGCCAACAGGACGTGTAG
- a CDS encoding eCIS core domain-containing protein — MPTHARTTQSKRRRPHLPKPAAQREAGTQPAPRTPAATLNAPPSLGIVQRIAIVQPAHDAYEREADEAAARVLDGRSAGRLSAVTPAPPADPADAPPWRLAPTSALAVDERALRPPDAGEALPAPHRRRLERGFGVSLRHVRLHNSPAARRQAAALGARAFTHGEHIWLGPNASPHDAHLLAHETAHVVQQGAAPRDHAPPPTRPPVIQRLFGISWDDVAGVAGAVYDNTLGVVVDAAGQVLEWTGDMIWTLIEKVAPDALVSLLREIMEKGIIGFLTEKVRAVFNALFGGIEDQSGTLASLFAFFGMLFTSMQTILAGLLSGDCEPLFGAVRTLIEVVKNLASDAWDAIKDFFAPVGDFFADLWKKLGAPLVEWIGDVAGDIWDEIQQIGRDLWAWTEPVRDAVGRAWTWIKEQLGFGGTGEGESEGGLVQWITEKAGEAWDAIKETLAPVLEPIQGFIAKVQALLPLDAIQNLRDTAESFGNDAADADDGLGGPEDMTQKQDMLRERLLPAILNGMNAIVAAIGRAGAWVQSTIGDIAGTVLGMFQSMRESEWLRPLVGLLGWVEQGVQSLANWAIETVGAFFNGLTQAIQYAKGFVKPVLNMLRKLVAVVSDVIGALPDLILGPFWRLIPECVRNVVKDFVVNHILSHVPFFSALVEIKDIWGRLLGFVQRVLIKIFVDGDILGAAWLIFKELLNLVGIPADLVVNIVRNAIVAWADIVLNPVGFLINLVKAIGRGFLNFFENITTHLLQGFTTWLFGSLSEAGISPPQDLSLRSILTFVLEVLGITLDNVLERLALKIGRERVERLRRMLDVATGVWAWVRRLIEEGPAALWEFVQEKLSDLWTMVMSSAIGWITDRIIKQASLWLASLIDVSGIMPIINAIIAIYRAIQSFMAYLRDLLEIINTVFQGIANIARGVIDEGAAYVENALARALPVAIGFLANQFGFGSLGRRIAELIAAVREKVEAAIDWLIDKAIAGGRAFLDMLSRGATAVREGVAAIFEWWKTRKKFRQGDEEHTLYFEGEDENAKLMVASTPRTLSAYAGVLGEKGVDETLVKRVQKLVTEIDTLKFKLLADDRKKDKSMGKKRGEQLSQKLTELAHTLAEVNPDDETRPPSKIQYETDNLGISGNVVGKKMVAKPLSINPGGHAGSQPREKSVLWEALGKNKERRRRFFVRGHLLNHHVFGPGTNVNLTPISGQLNTTMEKQVEDKVKHLVLDKNKVVHYEVEADYGTPPEGTAVVPEEAKLAGKLTFTLREMTKKKNAKGDKPEDWEDGPKIAVPADLTHKLPT, encoded by the coding sequence ATGCCAACACATGCCCGCACCACCCAATCCAAACGCCGCCGCCCACATCTCCCCAAACCCGCCGCCCAACGCGAAGCGGGGACACAACCGGCGCCACGCACGCCCGCAGCGACCCTGAACGCCCCCCCAAGTCTGGGCATTGTTCAGCGCATAGCCATCGTGCAACCGGCGCATGACGCCTACGAGCGCGAAGCCGACGAAGCCGCCGCCCGCGTCCTCGATGGGCGTTCCGCTGGGCGGCTCTCCGCCGTTACGCCTGCACCCCCCGCTGACCCCGCCGACGCCCCACCATGGCGACTTGCGCCCACATCCGCCCTCGCCGTGGACGAACGCGCACTCCGCCCCCCCGACGCCGGCGAAGCCCTGCCCGCCCCCCACCGCCGCCGCCTCGAACGCGGCTTTGGCGTCTCCTTGCGGCATGTGCGCCTTCACAACAGCCCCGCCGCCCGCCGGCAAGCCGCCGCCCTCGGCGCGCGCGCCTTTACACACGGCGAGCATATCTGGCTCGGTCCCAACGCATCCCCCCACGACGCCCATCTGCTCGCCCACGAAACGGCGCACGTGGTGCAACAGGGCGCCGCCCCCCGCGACCACGCGCCGCCCCCAACACGCCCCCCTGTCATTCAGCGTTTGTTTGGCATCAGTTGGGACGACGTGGCGGGCGTCGCCGGCGCGGTGTACGACAACACGCTGGGCGTGGTGGTGGACGCCGCCGGGCAGGTGCTCGAATGGACAGGCGACATGATTTGGACGCTCATTGAAAAAGTCGCCCCCGACGCGCTTGTTTCGCTTCTGCGCGAAATCATGGAGAAAGGCATCATCGGCTTTCTCACCGAGAAGGTGCGCGCCGTTTTCAACGCCTTGTTTGGCGGCATTGAAGACCAAAGCGGTACGCTCGCCTCGCTCTTTGCCTTTTTCGGCATGCTCTTCACCAGCATGCAAACCATTCTGGCCGGGCTGCTCAGCGGTGATTGCGAACCACTTTTCGGGGCTGTGCGCACCCTCATCGAAGTGGTCAAAAACCTGGCAAGCGACGCCTGGGACGCCATCAAAGATTTCTTTGCCCCCGTGGGGGATTTCTTCGCCGACCTGTGGAAGAAACTCGGCGCGCCCCTTGTGGAGTGGATTGGTGACGTCGCCGGCGATATTTGGGACGAGATCCAACAAATTGGGCGCGACTTGTGGGCGTGGACGGAACCCGTGCGCGACGCTGTCGGGCGCGCCTGGACCTGGATCAAGGAGCAACTTGGTTTTGGCGGCACCGGCGAAGGTGAAAGCGAGGGCGGGCTGGTGCAGTGGATCACGGAGAAAGCCGGCGAAGCATGGGACGCCATCAAAGAAACGCTCGCCCCCGTGCTGGAGCCCATCCAAGGCTTCATCGCCAAAGTGCAAGCCCTCCTGCCGCTGGACGCCATCCAGAACTTGCGCGACACCGCCGAATCCTTTGGCAACGACGCCGCCGACGCCGATGACGGGCTGGGCGGTCCCGAAGACATGACCCAAAAACAGGATATGTTGCGCGAGCGCTTGCTCCCCGCCATTCTCAACGGCATGAACGCCATTGTCGCCGCCATCGGACGGGCGGGGGCATGGGTGCAAAGCACAATTGGCGACATCGCCGGCACCGTGCTCGGCATGTTCCAATCCATGCGCGAAAGCGAGTGGCTGCGTCCGCTTGTCGGTCTGCTGGGCTGGGTTGAACAAGGCGTGCAATCCCTCGCCAACTGGGCTATCGAGACGGTTGGGGCGTTCTTCAACGGGCTGACCCAAGCCATTCAATACGCCAAAGGCTTCGTCAAGCCCGTCTTGAACATGCTGCGCAAACTTGTCGCCGTCGTCAGCGACGTCATTGGCGCCTTGCCCGACCTCATTTTGGGTCCCTTCTGGCGGCTCATTCCCGAATGCGTGCGCAACGTTGTCAAAGACTTCGTGGTCAACCACATTCTCAGCCACGTGCCCTTTTTCAGCGCCCTGGTCGAAATCAAGGACATCTGGGGGCGTCTGCTTGGGTTTGTCCAGCGTGTACTCATCAAAATTTTTGTGGACGGCGACATTCTCGGCGCCGCCTGGCTCATTTTCAAGGAACTGCTGAACCTTGTCGGCATTCCCGCCGACCTCGTGGTCAACATCGTGCGCAACGCCATCGTCGCCTGGGCGGACATCGTGCTCAATCCGGTCGGCTTCCTCATCAACCTGGTCAAAGCCATTGGGCGCGGCTTCCTCAACTTTTTTGAGAACATCACCACACACCTGCTCCAAGGCTTTACCACCTGGCTATTTGGCTCGCTCTCCGAAGCGGGCATCAGCCCACCGCAAGATTTGAGCCTGCGCTCCATTCTGACATTCGTGCTCGAAGTGTTGGGCATCACCCTCGACAACGTTCTTGAACGATTGGCGCTCAAAATTGGGCGCGAACGGGTTGAACGGCTGCGGCGCATGCTAGACGTCGCCACGGGGGTGTGGGCGTGGGTGCGGCGGCTGATTGAAGAAGGACCTGCAGCACTGTGGGAATTCGTGCAAGAGAAACTGAGCGACCTGTGGACCATGGTCATGAGCAGCGCCATCGGCTGGATTACCGACCGTATCATCAAACAAGCCTCGCTCTGGCTTGCCAGCCTGATTGACGTGAGCGGCATCATGCCCATCATCAACGCCATCATCGCCATCTACCGCGCCATTCAATCCTTCATGGCCTACCTGCGCGACCTGCTGGAAATCATCAACACGGTCTTCCAGGGCATTGCCAACATTGCGCGAGGGGTGATTGATGAAGGGGCGGCGTATGTTGAAAATGCGCTGGCGCGAGCGCTCCCCGTCGCGATTGGCTTTCTCGCCAACCAGTTTGGATTTGGCTCTCTGGGGCGGCGCATCGCCGAACTGATTGCCGCAGTGCGCGAAAAGGTAGAGGCGGCGATTGACTGGCTCATTGACAAAGCGATCGCCGGCGGGCGCGCCTTCCTGGACATGCTTTCACGCGGGGCAACCGCCGTGCGCGAAGGCGTGGCGGCGATTTTCGAGTGGTGGAAAACGCGCAAAAAATTCCGTCAGGGGGATGAAGAGCATACGCTCTACTTTGAGGGCGAAGACGAAAACGCCAAATTGATGGTGGCGAGTACACCACGCACATTGTCCGCCTATGCCGGCGTCCTTGGTGAGAAAGGCGTTGACGAAACACTCGTCAAACGTGTTCAAAAACTGGTCACCGAAATTGACACTCTCAAATTCAAACTGCTTGCCGATGACCGCAAGAAAGACAAGAGCATGGGCAAAAAGCGCGGTGAACAACTCTCCCAAAAACTGACTGAGCTTGCCCATACGCTCGCCGAAGTGAACCCTGATGATGAGACACGTCCACCATCAAAAATTCAGTATGAAACCGATAACTTAGGCATAAGCGGCAATGTTGTGGGCAAAAAGATGGTTGCCAAACCGCTCAGTATCAACCCCGGCGGACATGCAGGCAGTCAGCCACGCGAAAAAAGCGTTCTTTGGGAAGCCCTTGGTAAAAATAAAGAGCGCCGCAGACGTTTCTTTGTCCGTGGGCACTTGCTTAATCACCACGTCTTTGGACCGGGAACGAACGTCAACCTGACGCCAATTTCGGGACAGCTCAATACAACGATGGAAAAACAAGTTGAAGACAAAGTCAAACACCTTGTGCTAGACAAAAACAAAGTTGTTCATTACGAAGTCGAAGCCGATTATGGAACTCCTCCTGAGGGCACTGCTGTTGTTCCAGAAGAAGCGAAACTCGCCGGCAAACTCACATTTACACTTCGAGAAATGACAAAAAAGAAAAATGCAAAAGGCGACAAGCCCGAAGATTGGGAAGACGGCCCCAAAATTGCTGTACCAGCCGATCTTACCCACAAACTCCCAACCTGA